A single genomic interval of Brevibacillus brevis harbors:
- a CDS encoding SDR family NAD(P)-dependent oxidoreductase — protein MDLKLSGKKALITGGSRGIGKAIARQLALEGVDCTICARNESALEIAADELVQETKRNIYPIVADTSNPDSILHLVEQSATAMGGIDILINSGARVGGGEPEDFNRIKDELILKDFEEKYMGYFRCMRAVAPYMMKNNWGRIVNISGLAARIGGNYFSSGPRNASVVHLTKSASLELGKHGINVNAVYPAVTVTETIKERFPNEEDLHKAVEMYPIGRLVTAEDIAYVVTFLASPLSTSITGDVISVTGGIGNTVFY, from the coding sequence ATGGATTTAAAGTTATCTGGAAAAAAAGCACTCATTACAGGAGGAAGCCGGGGAATTGGTAAAGCGATTGCCCGACAGTTGGCTCTGGAAGGTGTAGATTGTACGATTTGTGCAAGAAACGAATCCGCATTAGAGATCGCTGCAGATGAATTAGTCCAAGAAACAAAAAGAAATATCTATCCGATCGTGGCAGATACTTCGAATCCTGACTCTATCCTACATTTAGTTGAACAATCGGCAACAGCGATGGGTGGTATTGATATTCTCATCAACAGCGGGGCTCGTGTTGGGGGTGGAGAGCCAGAGGATTTTAATCGTATTAAAGATGAACTGATTTTGAAAGATTTTGAAGAAAAGTATATGGGCTATTTTCGTTGCATGCGAGCTGTCGCTCCATATATGATGAAAAACAATTGGGGGCGCATCGTTAATATAAGCGGTCTGGCTGCCAGAATAGGAGGCAATTATTTTAGTTCCGGTCCGCGTAATGCATCTGTTGTCCATTTAACAAAATCTGCATCATTGGAATTAGGAAAGCACGGAATTAACGTCAATGCTGTTTATCCAGCCGTTACCGTGACGGAAACGATTAAAGAGCGATTCCCTAATGAGGAGGATTTGCACAAGGCAGTAGAAATGTATCCGATTGGCCGCTTGGTTACAGCGGAGGATATTGCTTATGTCGTTACCTTCCTGGCTTCACCTTTGTCGACATCGATTACTGGCGATGTCATTTCGGTAACTGGCGGCATAGGGAATACCGTTTTTTACTAA
- a CDS encoding acyl-CoA dehydrogenase, whose amino-acid sequence MNFILSDEHLMMQKMVREFARNECEPTAGDRDEEERWDMSIWQKMREIGLLGIPWGEEYGGAGADYLSYVIAIEELSRIDASVGVTLSAHTSLASWPVYKFGTEEQKQKYLRAMAKGQWMGAYCLTEPGSGSDSANMRTTAVLQGNEWVINGSKIFITNGEYADVFIVFAQTNPELRHKGIAAFIIEKTFPGVKIGKKEKKLGIRSSATNEIIFEGCRVPKENMLGSIGEGFKIAMTTLDGGRNGIAAQAVGIAQGAFDHALAYSKERVQFGQPISTLQAIQFKLADMATKIEAARLLTYQAAWRENQGISYGLHSAMSKLFAGDIAMEVTVEAVQVFGGYGYTREYPVERFMRDAKITQIYEGTNEIQRVVIANLLLRG is encoded by the coding sequence GAACCAACAGCAGGAGACCGTGATGAAGAAGAGCGTTGGGATATGTCGATATGGCAAAAGATGCGGGAAATAGGATTGTTAGGAATCCCTTGGGGTGAAGAATATGGTGGCGCTGGAGCTGATTACTTAAGTTATGTGATCGCGATTGAAGAGCTTTCTCGTATCGATGCTTCTGTAGGCGTAACGCTAAGTGCGCACACATCACTTGCCAGCTGGCCAGTATATAAATTTGGGACGGAAGAACAAAAGCAAAAATATCTTCGGGCGATGGCAAAAGGACAATGGATGGGTGCTTACTGCTTAACTGAACCAGGATCCGGTTCCGATTCCGCGAATATGAGGACAACTGCTGTTTTACAAGGGAATGAGTGGGTGATTAACGGAAGTAAGATATTTATTACTAACGGAGAATATGCGGATGTCTTTATCGTTTTTGCTCAGACCAATCCTGAGTTAAGACATAAAGGAATCGCTGCATTTATAATAGAAAAAACATTCCCCGGTGTAAAGATTGGTAAGAAAGAGAAGAAGTTAGGGATTCGTTCTTCGGCAACAAATGAAATTATTTTTGAAGGATGCCGCGTGCCAAAAGAAAATATGCTAGGCTCTATTGGCGAAGGGTTTAAGATTGCTATGACGACGCTCGACGGGGGAAGAAACGGCATTGCAGCTCAAGCTGTAGGGATTGCGCAAGGGGCATTCGATCACGCTTTAGCCTACTCCAAGGAGCGCGTACAGTTCGGCCAGCCGATCTCTACGCTACAAGCAATCCAATTTAAGCTTGCTGATATGGCGACTAAAATTGAAGCTGCTCGCTTGCTGACATATCAGGCAGCCTGGCGAGAAAATCAAGGAATCTCTTACGGACTTCATTCTGCGATGTCTAAGCTTTTTGCTGGAGATATTGCCATGGAAGTGACCGTTGAAGCTGTTCAAGTGTTCGGTGGATACGGTTATACTCGTGAATATCCAGTTGAGCGTTTCATGCGCGATGCGAAGATCACTCAAATCTATGAAGGAACAAATGAAATTCAGCGTGTTGTGATTGCAAACCTGCTTCTTAGAGGATAA